One Festucalex cinctus isolate MCC-2025b chromosome 1, RoL_Fcin_1.0, whole genome shotgun sequence genomic region harbors:
- the cfap300 gene encoding cilia- and flagella-associated protein 300 isoform X1 has translation MSGDKNDFEQNFSFRPVPSRKFSFLEEKETVVLLMKWSMLGRLSAQTFSFDQKFHLYDSERFAVCFFTDASVLSSARMTVTWEPLDKPVASVNVEVIPCTKVSMDLFDPIYTCGIVAPSGHIARCFHEVYPDYDKLREMLQDEDSENYHVLGSAERGEFLFCLFKHLCFGGQLNQYEDTVEPYISVTKKMYKELISVQKDPETKKITVVSTVLKVHVYDESGQCYPGKRDEEQTFAYLIVDPFKRHVTLLCHSYGVGTMSL, from the exons ATGTCCGGAGATAAAAAcgactttgaacaaaatttttCCTTCCGTCCAGTTCCCTCCAGGAAGTTCTCGTTCCTGGAGGAAAAGGAGACCGTAGTTCTGTTGATGAAATG gtCCATGCTTGGAAGGCTCTCAGCACAAACGTTCAGCTTTGACCAGAAGTTTCATCTTTACGATAGCGAGAGGTTTGCGGTG TGCTTCTTCACAGATGCCAGCGTGCTCTCTAGTGCGAGAATGACGGTCACCTGGGAGCCTCTCG ACAAACCAGTGGCGTCAGTCAATGTGGAAGTGATACCATGCACCAAAGTCTCCATGGACTTATTTGATCCCATCTACACTTGTGGGATTGTGGCGCCCTCCGGACACATCGCCAGATGCTTCCATGAAGTCTACCCGGACTACGACAAACTCCGAGAG ATGCTGCAGGATGAGGACTCGGAGAACTACCACGTACTGGGGAGCGCCGAGCGAGGGGAGTTCCTGTTTTGCCTTTTCAAGCATCTTTGCTTCGGAGGACAGCTGAATCAGTACGAAGACACCGTCGAGCCTTACATCAGCGTCACCAAGAAAATGTACAAAGAGCTCATCAG tgtTCAAAAGGATCCAGAAACTAAAAAGATCACCGTCGTGTCCACGGTGCTCAAAGTCCACGTCTAC GATGAGTCGGGCCAGTGTTACCCCGGCAAACGAGATGAGGAGCAGACGTTTGCCTACCTGATTGTGGACCCTTTCAAACGGCACGTGACACTACTCTGCCACTCTTATGGTGTTGGAACTATGTCCCTTTAG
- the cfap300 gene encoding cilia- and flagella-associated protein 300 isoform X2 has protein sequence MLGRLSAQTFSFDQKFHLYDSERFAVCFFTDASVLSSARMTVTWEPLDKPVASVNVEVIPCTKVSMDLFDPIYTCGIVAPSGHIARCFHEVYPDYDKLREMLQDEDSENYHVLGSAERGEFLFCLFKHLCFGGQLNQYEDTVEPYISVTKKMYKELISVQKDPETKKITVVSTVLKVHVYDESGQCYPGKRDEEQTFAYLIVDPFKRHVTLLCHSYGVGTMSL, from the exons ATGCTTGGAAGGCTCTCAGCACAAACGTTCAGCTTTGACCAGAAGTTTCATCTTTACGATAGCGAGAGGTTTGCGGTG TGCTTCTTCACAGATGCCAGCGTGCTCTCTAGTGCGAGAATGACGGTCACCTGGGAGCCTCTCG ACAAACCAGTGGCGTCAGTCAATGTGGAAGTGATACCATGCACCAAAGTCTCCATGGACTTATTTGATCCCATCTACACTTGTGGGATTGTGGCGCCCTCCGGACACATCGCCAGATGCTTCCATGAAGTCTACCCGGACTACGACAAACTCCGAGAG ATGCTGCAGGATGAGGACTCGGAGAACTACCACGTACTGGGGAGCGCCGAGCGAGGGGAGTTCCTGTTTTGCCTTTTCAAGCATCTTTGCTTCGGAGGACAGCTGAATCAGTACGAAGACACCGTCGAGCCTTACATCAGCGTCACCAAGAAAATGTACAAAGAGCTCATCAG tgtTCAAAAGGATCCAGAAACTAAAAAGATCACCGTCGTGTCCACGGTGCTCAAAGTCCACGTCTAC GATGAGTCGGGCCAGTGTTACCCCGGCAAACGAGATGAGGAGCAGACGTTTGCCTACCTGATTGTGGACCCTTTCAAACGGCACGTGACACTACTCTGCCACTCTTATGGTGTTGGAACTATGTCCCTTTAG
- the eef1da gene encoding eukaryotic translation elongation factor 1 delta a (guanine nucleotide exchange protein) isoform X1, with translation MDQVISAQGAAATPAATPERSIISGDNLQFGKTRRHARSSQSGAEEEYLGSSVEAGGSGSYGRSPAVHGEIFKSSSPRSPNTRGHWAKRQQQDGAQIPTVKSSGTPHRRYSRGRYRTSSEAEKGGKGSKEPKSRRKKGFSESDNANMSGLECLAAEKVWFDKHRYDEAERKFYEGANGPAPKQQQVKGGAQQQKGRPQKRQHRNSSSHSGEQELVARMKSLEIENHTLHKVVGDMRAALQKLEARVAQLEKNPAPAAVPAPAVKVAPVQAAPVKRAEENGDDDDDDDDMDLFGSDEDDEEAARLKQERVDAYAAKKANKPTLIAKSSILLDVKPWDDETDMSKLEECVRSVQMDGLLWGASKLVPVGYGIKKLQINCVVEDDKVGTDILEEEITKFEDFVQSVDVAAFNKI, from the exons ATGGATCAGGTGATCTCGGCGCAGGGAGCGGCCGCTACGCCCGCCGCCACACCAGAGAGGAGCATCATCAGCGGCGACAACCTCCAGTTCGGAAAGACGCGACGCCACGCCCGCTCGTCCCAGTCGGGGGCTGAGGAGGAGTACTTGGGCTCCTCGGTGGAGGCCGGCGGCAGCGGCTCGTACGGACGGAGCCCCGCCGTCCACGGCGAAATCTTCAAGTCGTCCTCGCCGAGGAGCCCCAACACCCGGGGCCACTGGGCCAAGCGTCAGCAGCAGGATGGCGCCCAGATCCCCACCGTCAAGTCGTCGGGCACCCCCCACCGGCGCTACAGCAGGGGCCGCTACCGCACCTCGTCCGAGGCGGAGAAGGGAGGCAAAGGGAGCAAGGAGCCCAAGTCTCGGAGGAAGAAGGGATTCTCGGAGAGCGACAA TGCCAACATGAGTGGACTTGAGTGCCTGGCTGCCGAGAAGGTCTGGTTCGACAAGCACCGCTACGACGAGGCGGAGAGGAAGTTCTACGAGGGTGCCAATGGACCCGCCCCCAAGCAGCAACAG GTGAAAGGCGGCGCACAGCAGCAAAAAGGGCGACCGCAAAAGCGCCAGCACAGAAAC TCTTCCTCACATTCAGGAGAGCAGGAGCTGGTTGCCCGCATGAAGAGCCTGGAAATCGAGAATCACACTTTGCACAAAg TGGTGGGCGATATGAGGGCCGCCCTGCAGAAGCTTGAGGCCAGAGTGGCTCAGCTGGAGAAGAATCCGGCGCCCGCAGCCGTCCCCGCCCCCGCCGTCAAG GTTGCTCCCGTCCAAGCTGCTCCTGTTAAACGGGCGGAAGAAAACGgggacgacgacgatgacgacgacgacatggACTTGTTCGGCAGCGACGAAGACGACGAGGAGGCGGCCCGTCTCAAGCAAGAGCGCGTGGACGCTTACGCCGCCAAGAAGGCTAATAAGCCGACGCTGATCGCAAAGTCGTCCATCTTGTTGGACGTCAAGCCC TGGGACGACGAGACGGACATGAGCAAGCTGGAGGAGTGCGTGCGCTCGGTGCAGATGGACGGGCTCCTGTGGGGCGCGTCCAAGCTGGTGCCGGTGGGCTACGGCATCAAGAAGCTGCAGATCAACTGCGTGGTGGAGGACGACAAAGTGGGCACAGACATCTTGGAGGAGGAGATCACCAAGTTTGAGGACTTT GTCCAGAGTGTCGACGTTGCTGCCTTCAATAAGATCTGA
- the eef1da gene encoding eukaryotic translation elongation factor 1 delta a (guanine nucleotide exchange protein) isoform X2, whose protein sequence is MDQVISAQGAAATPAATPERSIISGDNLQFGKTRRHARSSQSGAEEEYLGSSVEAGGSGSYGRSPAVHGEIFKSSSPRSPNTRGHWAKRQQQDGAQIPTVKSSGTPHRRYSRGRYRTSSEAEKGGKGSKEPKSRRKKGFSESDNANMSGLECLAAEKVWFDKHRYDEAERKFYEGANGPAPKQQQSSSHSGEQELVARMKSLEIENHTLHKVVGDMRAALQKLEARVAQLEKNPAPAAVPAPAVKVAPVQAAPVKRAEENGDDDDDDDDMDLFGSDEDDEEAARLKQERVDAYAAKKANKPTLIAKSSILLDVKPWDDETDMSKLEECVRSVQMDGLLWGASKLVPVGYGIKKLQINCVVEDDKVGTDILEEEITKFEDFVQSVDVAAFNKI, encoded by the exons ATGGATCAGGTGATCTCGGCGCAGGGAGCGGCCGCTACGCCCGCCGCCACACCAGAGAGGAGCATCATCAGCGGCGACAACCTCCAGTTCGGAAAGACGCGACGCCACGCCCGCTCGTCCCAGTCGGGGGCTGAGGAGGAGTACTTGGGCTCCTCGGTGGAGGCCGGCGGCAGCGGCTCGTACGGACGGAGCCCCGCCGTCCACGGCGAAATCTTCAAGTCGTCCTCGCCGAGGAGCCCCAACACCCGGGGCCACTGGGCCAAGCGTCAGCAGCAGGATGGCGCCCAGATCCCCACCGTCAAGTCGTCGGGCACCCCCCACCGGCGCTACAGCAGGGGCCGCTACCGCACCTCGTCCGAGGCGGAGAAGGGAGGCAAAGGGAGCAAGGAGCCCAAGTCTCGGAGGAAGAAGGGATTCTCGGAGAGCGACAA TGCCAACATGAGTGGACTTGAGTGCCTGGCTGCCGAGAAGGTCTGGTTCGACAAGCACCGCTACGACGAGGCGGAGAGGAAGTTCTACGAGGGTGCCAATGGACCCGCCCCCAAGCAGCAACAG TCTTCCTCACATTCAGGAGAGCAGGAGCTGGTTGCCCGCATGAAGAGCCTGGAAATCGAGAATCACACTTTGCACAAAg TGGTGGGCGATATGAGGGCCGCCCTGCAGAAGCTTGAGGCCAGAGTGGCTCAGCTGGAGAAGAATCCGGCGCCCGCAGCCGTCCCCGCCCCCGCCGTCAAG GTTGCTCCCGTCCAAGCTGCTCCTGTTAAACGGGCGGAAGAAAACGgggacgacgacgatgacgacgacgacatggACTTGTTCGGCAGCGACGAAGACGACGAGGAGGCGGCCCGTCTCAAGCAAGAGCGCGTGGACGCTTACGCCGCCAAGAAGGCTAATAAGCCGACGCTGATCGCAAAGTCGTCCATCTTGTTGGACGTCAAGCCC TGGGACGACGAGACGGACATGAGCAAGCTGGAGGAGTGCGTGCGCTCGGTGCAGATGGACGGGCTCCTGTGGGGCGCGTCCAAGCTGGTGCCGGTGGGCTACGGCATCAAGAAGCTGCAGATCAACTGCGTGGTGGAGGACGACAAAGTGGGCACAGACATCTTGGAGGAGGAGATCACCAAGTTTGAGGACTTT GTCCAGAGTGTCGACGTTGCTGCCTTCAATAAGATCTGA
- the eef1da gene encoding eukaryotic translation elongation factor 1 delta a (guanine nucleotide exchange protein) isoform X4, translated as MSGLECLAAEKVWFDKHRYDEAERKFYEGANGPAPKQQQSSSHSGEQELVARMKSLEIENHTLHKVVGDMRAALQKLEARVAQLEKNPAPAAVPAPAVKVAPVQAAPVKRAEENGDDDDDDDDMDLFGSDEDDEEAARLKQERVDAYAAKKANKPTLIAKSSILLDVKPWDDETDMSKLEECVRSVQMDGLLWGASKLVPVGYGIKKLQINCVVEDDKVGTDILEEEITKFEDFVQSVDVAAFNKI; from the exons ATGAGTGGACTTGAGTGCCTGGCTGCCGAGAAGGTCTGGTTCGACAAGCACCGCTACGACGAGGCGGAGAGGAAGTTCTACGAGGGTGCCAATGGACCCGCCCCCAAGCAGCAACAG TCTTCCTCACATTCAGGAGAGCAGGAGCTGGTTGCCCGCATGAAGAGCCTGGAAATCGAGAATCACACTTTGCACAAAg TGGTGGGCGATATGAGGGCCGCCCTGCAGAAGCTTGAGGCCAGAGTGGCTCAGCTGGAGAAGAATCCGGCGCCCGCAGCCGTCCCCGCCCCCGCCGTCAAG GTTGCTCCCGTCCAAGCTGCTCCTGTTAAACGGGCGGAAGAAAACGgggacgacgacgatgacgacgacgacatggACTTGTTCGGCAGCGACGAAGACGACGAGGAGGCGGCCCGTCTCAAGCAAGAGCGCGTGGACGCTTACGCCGCCAAGAAGGCTAATAAGCCGACGCTGATCGCAAAGTCGTCCATCTTGTTGGACGTCAAGCCC TGGGACGACGAGACGGACATGAGCAAGCTGGAGGAGTGCGTGCGCTCGGTGCAGATGGACGGGCTCCTGTGGGGCGCGTCCAAGCTGGTGCCGGTGGGCTACGGCATCAAGAAGCTGCAGATCAACTGCGTGGTGGAGGACGACAAAGTGGGCACAGACATCTTGGAGGAGGAGATCACCAAGTTTGAGGACTTT GTCCAGAGTGTCGACGTTGCTGCCTTCAATAAGATCTGA
- the eef1da gene encoding eukaryotic translation elongation factor 1 delta a (guanine nucleotide exchange protein) isoform X3, which produces MSGLECLAAEKVWFDKHRYDEAERKFYEGANGPAPKQQQVKGGAQQQKGRPQKRQHRNSSSHSGEQELVARMKSLEIENHTLHKVVGDMRAALQKLEARVAQLEKNPAPAAVPAPAVKVAPVQAAPVKRAEENGDDDDDDDDMDLFGSDEDDEEAARLKQERVDAYAAKKANKPTLIAKSSILLDVKPWDDETDMSKLEECVRSVQMDGLLWGASKLVPVGYGIKKLQINCVVEDDKVGTDILEEEITKFEDFVQSVDVAAFNKI; this is translated from the exons ATGAGTGGACTTGAGTGCCTGGCTGCCGAGAAGGTCTGGTTCGACAAGCACCGCTACGACGAGGCGGAGAGGAAGTTCTACGAGGGTGCCAATGGACCCGCCCCCAAGCAGCAACAG GTGAAAGGCGGCGCACAGCAGCAAAAAGGGCGACCGCAAAAGCGCCAGCACAGAAAC TCTTCCTCACATTCAGGAGAGCAGGAGCTGGTTGCCCGCATGAAGAGCCTGGAAATCGAGAATCACACTTTGCACAAAg TGGTGGGCGATATGAGGGCCGCCCTGCAGAAGCTTGAGGCCAGAGTGGCTCAGCTGGAGAAGAATCCGGCGCCCGCAGCCGTCCCCGCCCCCGCCGTCAAG GTTGCTCCCGTCCAAGCTGCTCCTGTTAAACGGGCGGAAGAAAACGgggacgacgacgatgacgacgacgacatggACTTGTTCGGCAGCGACGAAGACGACGAGGAGGCGGCCCGTCTCAAGCAAGAGCGCGTGGACGCTTACGCCGCCAAGAAGGCTAATAAGCCGACGCTGATCGCAAAGTCGTCCATCTTGTTGGACGTCAAGCCC TGGGACGACGAGACGGACATGAGCAAGCTGGAGGAGTGCGTGCGCTCGGTGCAGATGGACGGGCTCCTGTGGGGCGCGTCCAAGCTGGTGCCGGTGGGCTACGGCATCAAGAAGCTGCAGATCAACTGCGTGGTGGAGGACGACAAAGTGGGCACAGACATCTTGGAGGAGGAGATCACCAAGTTTGAGGACTTT GTCCAGAGTGTCGACGTTGCTGCCTTCAATAAGATCTGA